In Cydia amplana chromosome 2, ilCydAmpl1.1, whole genome shotgun sequence, the following proteins share a genomic window:
- the LOC134661274 gene encoding uncharacterized protein LOC134661274: MGKRKRAKHVRARSTSTSSSSSGRTRTPSPPPKQTRKEKKKTKVSRKADTSTVSTDKASTVVNNIIPEFDPLRDDIGAWLNIIQSYAKTFSWSDGVVKFQALNKLKGSAKTWYDSLLRTEQEWPSWRWADWRRRLASSFQIRRDMFQLLKEVVDKKPTDNQSLYEFYFEQKSKIDRLSLNFSEMDVVSIIVGNIGDSGIGASIEASNFTTCDSLASFLHGRTYKSRTSKQFSSNIRDGQGKIGTHVTTTQPSNSAKIPTGQSGSSQTAPSNNNQALNQTQRKPIECYVCGGNHKKTNCDKLNRKCEFCGKRGHDEAACFHKKHSTKTEKQEETKLISTAPDPWSNRYVQLVAPRVN; encoded by the exons ATGGGAAAACGGAAACGCGCCAAGCACGTGCGTGCGCGTTCAACTTCTACTTCAAGTAGCAGCAGTGGTCGGACGAGAACTCCGTCACCTCCACCGAAACAAACAAGAAAGGAAAAGAAGAAAACAAAGGTATCACGTAAGGCTGATACCTCAACTGTAAGTACAGATAAAGCTTCTACTGTGGTGAACAATATTATACCGGAATTTGATCCTTTACGAGACGACATAGGTGCTTGGCTTAATATTATTCAATCTTACGCTAAAACTTTTTCATGGTCAGATGGTGTGGTTAAATTTCAAGCGCTTAACAAACTAAAAGGGTCCGCTAAGACCTGGTACGATTCTTTATTGCGTACGGAACAAGAGTGGCCTTCGTGGCGTTGGGCGGACTGGCGCCGTAGGTTAGCATCTAGCTTTCAAATAAGACGTGATATGTTTCAACTTTTGAAAGAAGTAGTAGACAAGAAACCGACCGATAACCAATCATTGTACGAGTTTTATTTCGAACAGAAGAGCAAAATCGATCGTTTGTCATTAAATTTCTCGGAAATGGATGTTGTATCAATAATTGTTGGCAATATAGGAGATTCTGGGATAGGCGCGTCAATCGAAGCAAGCAATTTTACAACGTGTGATAGCTTGGCAAGTTTTCTTCACGGACGTACTTACAAATCCAGAACCTCGAAACAATTTAGTTCAAATATACGCGATGGACAAGGcaagataggtacacatgtCACTACCACACAGCCTAGTAATTCTGCAAAGATACCTACAGGTCAGTCAGGCTCGAGTCAGACCGCTCCGTCCAATAACAATCAGGCTCTTAACCAAACTCAACGAAAACCAATTGAATGTTACGTATGTGGTGGTAATCATAAGAAAACAAATTGCGACAAGTTAAATCGAAAATGTGAATTTTGTGGCAAACGGGGGCATGATGAAGCCGCGTGTTTTCATAAAAAACATTCAACTAAAACCGAAAAACAGGAAGAGACTAAACTCATTTCTACCGCTCCCGACCCGTGGTCCAACCGCTATGTCCAACTGGTTGCACCACGA GTGAACTAA